CTGCTGCCTCTTAAACAGGTGAGGCCCCTGACGGGAGTGTGAAGGCGTGGGTGCAGCAAAGCTTCTCGTGCTCTGTCCTGGAAGGCACAGCCTGTGTGTCAAAAGCCCAAGGAACCTGCACTGAGGGGACAGGGTTCGGCAAGGGAACATACCCAGATTCTGTGCTTTGATCCTCTCTGTTCAATGGAGAATATGTGCTTTAGTCCTCTCTGTTCAATGTGTGGGAAGATTGCTGTCAGAAAACTTAATCCCATGGGAATTAAGGATGGGAGGGTAGGACAGAGGATAATTTTGGTCACTGGTGCTTGCCATGTGAGCTCTGAGCACACAGTCCAAGGAATAagtcctgcctgccctggtCACGTAGCTGTGATGTTTAATTCAGAGCTCAGCTAATGTTTCCTGCTGTTCATCGTGTGCCAGGATGGCCCCTGgctcctctgctgtgccctggccaGGAGGCACTCCCGGTCCTTGCTCTGCATCACCTGACCCTGTGTGGCCCCTCAGCAGGACCCAGACACCTCCTTTCACCCCTTCTTGGGGCAGGGGGTGCATGGCAGTGAGGGGAGGTGCATATCTCCACCTGCTCTGGCTCCACAGTCCTTGGCAAGTGAAATGAGTGCTCTGGGACCAGCCAGGGCATGCGGGTCTGTCCCATGAAATATTGAAGGGGCCTGTGCAAGCAGAGTCGTCTGCCTGCTCTCACTGATGTTGATTGGAAGTGTCAGGAATTGCAGCAGCTTCAGCCACAGAAGGGGGGGATGAGCTGGGGGATGAtgactgagggcagagctgtctCCACACCAGCTGCACCTGCTGGTTTGGGGGACCCAGGGCTGTGCACCCGTCAACCACCAGCATCTATAGGAGGCAGGGCTCTGCCTCTGGCAATGCAGTTCCTTGGAGGTGTGAatgtctcctctcctccccatccaTACCAACCAACACTGCCCCTTCCACCCCGCCCTGCAGGTGCTGGACCTCATTTCTAGTGACAGCCTCAATGTGCCATCGGAGGAGGAGGTGTACCgggctgtgctcagctgggTCAAACATGATGTGGACAGCAGGAGACAGCACGTCCCCAGGGTGAGTGTGTGCTGGGAAGGTGGCCTCAATCTACCCACTAGCTCTGAGTGCCTGGGCTGGGTTGGGACACGGCTGGAGGGACAGCAGATCCCATCATACCATTTCCAGTCCacactggaagggaccttgaagctcctctcattccaccccactgccatggccagggacaccttccactagaccaggttgctccaacctggccttggacacttccagggatggggcagccacagcttttctgggcaacctgtgccaaagcctcaccaccctcacagagaagaatttctccctaatatccaacctaaatctctcctcttctAGTTTAAACCTGTTCCCCCTTGCCCTATCCCCATCCAAAGGCCTCCTCTCCCCTTGCAGCTCATGAAGTGCGTCCGGCTGCCCCTGCTGAGCCGGGACTTCCTCATGAGCAACGTGGACACGGAGCTGCTGGTGCGGCACCACTCGGAGTGCAAGGACCTGCTGATCGAAGCCCTCAAGTACCACCTCatgccagagcagaggggcgTCCTGAGCAACAGCCGGACGAGGCCGCGGCGCTGCGAGGGGGCCAGCACGGTGCTCTTCTCCGTGGGTAAGGCCCTGCGAAGGGAGCCCCCTCACCCACATCCAGACCCCATCCCGGGGCCCCGTGGGCCGGGTTTGCTCTGTTTGCCCTCCCTCCCAGGTGGAGGGAGCCTGTTTGCCATCCACGGGGACTGTGAGGCCTACGACACGCGGACGGACCGGTGGCACATGGTGGCCTCCATGTCAACGCGCAGGGCCAGGGTGGGCGTCGCGGCCATTGGGAACAAGCTCTACGCCGTGGGCGGGTAAGGAGGGCGCGGGAGGTGGCAGGGGTGTGAGCAGAGCCTGtggggagagcagcacagagctgccccGGGAGGAGGGGTGGCCAGCAGAGCCTCCCGGAGCCCACCTCTGGATGCACCATCCAGGATCTGTGGGGTAGCAACTGAaaaccccttccctgccctgtggtTCGGAGCTGTGAGTTCACCAGCTCTTGTTTTGGTGGCGGCCGTGTCCTGGGCTGGCACAGTTCCACCCCCCATTtctctcagaatcacagaatggtttgggttggaaggaacttttgcggtcatcttgttccaacaccctgccacgggcaaggacaccttccactagcccaggttgctccaagccccgtccaacgtggccttggacacttccagggatggggcagccacagcttctctgagcagcttgttctccctttttctcccaaCAGCTACGACGGGACCTCTGACTTGGCTACAGTGGAGTCCTATGATCCTGTCACCAATTCCTGGCAACCTGAGGTGTCCATGGGCaccaggaggagctgcctggGTGTAGCAGCACTTCATGGGCTTCTCTATGCTGCTGGGGGGTACGATGGGGCCTCGTGCCTGAACAGGTAGGGGATTGCCTTGCTACAGGCTCCTCCACTGCTCGTGCATGCAATGTCCTTGGTGCTGGGAGCCTGGGAGCCCTGCTCCTGACCCATGGACTGACCCCAGGGTAGATGTGTCGCAATCCAATGGGGAAAAACCGTTTTGTAGCCCTCTGCCACAGCAGGACGCAGCCTTTGTTAGTTCCTCCCTCCTATTCTCCCTGTGTATTCCCAAGCTTCCTTGGGAGCTGCCCCTGAGGGCCTGTGTCAAAGAGCTTTGACCTGGGCTTTTCCAGTGTCACACCTTATGTTCCtgtgtccctgcctgctgcagcgCAGAGAGGTACGACCCTCTGACAGGCACCTGGACATCCATCGCTGCCATGAGCACCAGGAGACGCTACGTCCGGGTGGCAACTCTAGGTGGGTGATGGCACGAGGACCTCACGGGCTTCTGTGCAGGCTCTCTTGCATTCCTGGTGGttctttttcatgttctgtCCTAGTTCCTGCCCCCTCTCCCTAGATTCCCTTCGCTGTGAGTCCGGATGGCCCAGCCATCCCTCTGCCATGTCCTGACACGCTGCCTGCCTCTGCCCTCCTCCTCAGTCTCCTGAGTAACTGGGTTTCATCAAACTCTGTAGGCAACTCCTGAGGGGACCCACAACTTGTTCCTTTGTACCCCTTCTACTCTGGAGCAAGGGGCTGGCTGTGAATGATCCCCTGTCCCTAGAAAAGGAAGGGACAACCTTGTCAGTCCTTCAGTATGAAAGCAGGACAGTCCTTTTGCTGATGATCCAAGTCCCACTCTCACCCAAACAGGTGCTGGGCCTCCCTGGGGATGCTTCCCACCTTCCCAAGAACTGCCACATggtgtcccagtgtccctgtgcctctcccctgccctgttCTCTGGTTTCAGCTCTCAGTGCTGACTCAGagcttccctcccctccatcaCCAGCTCACACTGTGTCGGCCACAGCCGATACTGGCattcccctgctccatcctccaCCACTAAAAATAGCCCGTTGCTCCAGCAGGGAGCACTTGCAGCTCCTGTAATGAGGAGGTCAAGAAGCAGCAGGCAAAGGAGTTCTCTGGGAAGCTTGGAGCGTGGCAGAGAAACTGCCTGATGAATATTTCACAACACTCCATgctggaaggggaggggagctgggggagcccTGCTGAGAGGAGCTTGGCTGCTCTGAGAGGGCACAGGAGGCTCAGCTCATACCTGTGTGGGCACCCCTAGGGTGGTACCTGTGGTGTTGTAGGACCTGTGTTGGGACAGGGACCATGTCTTTAGCTAATTCCAGTGCCTGTGTGACTGTCTTTGCAGAAGGCAACCTCTATGCTGTTGGGGGATACGACAGCTCATCCCACTTAGCCACGGTAGAGAAATATGAGCCCCAGGTAAATACAAGAGAgatttttataaactttttccttctcccctcctctgtGGTGCCTGAAAGGACTTAAGCCACTGTGCATGACTGTAACAAGGAGTAGGTATCAGCCCCTTccacagggacagagaatcTGGGATGTGATCCTGAGCAAAATGAGCCACAGCTGATCCATGCAGGCTCTGAGATACCACTGTGAGATTTCAGCCACCAGAACACTCTCTACCCTGCTGCCTGTAGGCCAGCTCGAGTTCTGTAGAAGATCAGTCCTGGTACATGCCCTGAGCTGTTTCCAGCTTCCAGCTGAGGTCCTGCACTGTGCACATCCAGTGTGGTGAACAGGGAGTGTGGTGAACTGGGGACATGTGTTGGGCCTGAGgactcacagctctgctggagcaggggagattgctgcaaaaaaataagagagaaggTCCTGGAGGTTTTTCGTGAGCTGTGCAGTTGTACTTGCACAGATTTGAAATAGATACAGCTCAACCCCCATGGCCAGGCTGGATTCAGCTGTGACATGACTGGTGGCCTGGCACAGGGATCTCTGTGCCCCTGGGATGGCAGGACTCCTGCCAGCTGCCACAGTGTTTTCCTGAGCCACTCAGCAgagatttctgtgctgctcttaCTGTGGCAGAGTGGAAGGGAAAGAAGTGGGTTCCCCCCAGAAGTCctttggggggggaggaggacCGTCATACCAGGAGCTGTGTGGTTAGAGCAGGACTAATACCACAGGACCGATTCGGCCAGGGATGGGTGGAAAATGCCCTGTACACCTGTCTGGTTGAACAACCATTGCCCGTTCCCAGATCAACACCTGGACACCCATCGCCAACATGCTGAGCCGCCGGAGCAGCGCGGGGGTGGCCGTGCTGGAGGGGATGCTCTACGTGGCTGGGGGCAACGATGGCACCAGCTGCCTTAACTCTGTGGAGCGCtacaaccccaaaaccaacacgTGGGAGAGCGTGGCACCCATGAACATCCGCAGGTAAGGAGCTGTGCCCCGctctggtggcagcaggagcgGGGATCCCGTCTCGCCGTGCCTCGCTTGGCACTGCCAACCGTAAAACGCAGCCCGTGCCCCCCCTCCCAGGGTTTGGCTGATGCTCTTGCTGCGCTGAAAGGGGCTTGAGTGTGTGccaggagggcagagcaggggtgTTCTGCAGAGGGATTTATTCTCAGCAGTTTGTGTGGCTGTAAAGAACCAGGTGGTTCCGCTGGCTGAGGCCATGGAGATGttgctgggctgtgggaggatTTAAGGCTTGCAACTCTTGAGGATTTCGGGCTCCTAGAGTTTGTTATTTAGAGGTGGCAGTTCTCCAGTGGCATGAGAGTGTCAGAGTGAAGGGGAGGACCTGAGAGTCTGTGCTGCACTCTGCTTGAACTCCAATAGTTCATTTTCTCTGGGCGACCGTGGGGCTGGGTGCTCCTTTTGTGGGGCCGGTTTACCCGAGGCGCTGAGCTCCCCTACACCCCAGAGCCTCACCCCGCTGCGGTCTCTGCGTGGTCGTTGCAGGAGCACCCACGACCTGGTGGCCATGGATGGGTGGCTGTACGCCGTGGGTGGCAACGACGGGAGCTCCAGCCTCAACTCCATCGAGAAGTACAACCCCCGCACCAACAAGTGGGTGGCAGCGTCCTGCATGTTCACCCGCCGGAGCAGCGTGGGGGTGGCCGTGCTGGAACTCCTCAacttccctcccccctcctcgCCCACTCTCTCGGTGTCTTCGACGAGCCTTTGACAAAGAATCAGGACGTACCTTACCTCAAGGGGACAGGGGTGCCTGGCAGGGCTCTAGGCCGGCCCCGAGGGGCAGCTGGTCGCTGTAGGAGGGGAGCGAAG
This genomic window from Chiroxiphia lanceolata isolate bChiLan1 chromosome 22, bChiLan1.pri, whole genome shotgun sequence contains:
- the KLHL17 gene encoding kelch-like protein 17 isoform X1: MPSPASAPRHPRGRGRQHPCAERALLSLSSAKSWRDPVGKGKSRSSGARGAAAERGLAWPWCSLPSVEAHGAGEKGKTPQLPPAAMEGGVQLLNRDGHSISHNSKRHYHDAFVCMNRMRQRGLLCDIVLHVGTKEIKAHKVVLASCSPYFHAMFTNEMSESRQTHVTLHDIDPQALEQLVQYAYTAEIVVGEGNVQTLLPAASLLQLNGVRDACCKFLLSQLDPSNCLGIRGFADTHSCSDLLKSAHKYVLQHFVEVSKTEEFMLLPLKQVLDLISSDSLNVPSEEEVYRAVLSWVKHDVDSRRQHVPRLMKCVRLPLLSRDFLMSNVDTELLVRHHSECKDLLIEALKYHLMPEQRGVLSNSRTRPRRCEGASTVLFSVGGGSLFAIHGDCEAYDTRTDRWHMVASMSTRRARVGVAAIGNKLYAVGGYDGTSDLATVESYDPVTNSWQPEVSMGTRRSCLGVAALHGLLYAAGGYDGASCLNSAERYDPLTGTWTSIAAMSTRRRYVRVATLEGNLYAVGGYDSSSHLATVEKYEPQINTWTPIANMLSRRSSAGVAVLEGMLYVAGGNDGTSCLNSVERYNPKTNTWESVAPMNIRRSTHDLVAMDGWLYAVGGNDGSSSLNSIEKYNPRTNKWVAASCMFTRRSSVGVAVLELLNFPPPSSPTLSVSSTSL
- the KLHL17 gene encoding kelch-like protein 17 isoform X4, which codes for MEGGVQLLNRDGHSISHNSKRHYHDAFVCMNRMRQRGLLCDIVLHVGTKEIKAHKVVLASCSPYFHAMFTNEMSESRQTHVTLHDIDPQALEQLVQYAYTAEIVVGEGNVQTLLPAASLLQLNGVRDACCKFLLSQLDPSNCLGIRGFADTHSCSDLLKSAHKYVLQHFVEVSKTEEFMLLPLKQVLDLISSDSLNVPSEEEVYRAVLSWVKHDVDSRRQHVPRLMKCVRLPLLSRDFLMSNVDTELLVRHHSECKDLLIEALKYHLMPEQRGVLSNSRTRPRRCEGASTVLFSVGGGSLFAIHGDCEAYDTRTDRWHMVASMSTRRARVGVAAIGNKLYAVGGYDGTSDLATVESYDPVTNSWQPEVSMGTRRSCLGVAALHGLLYAAGGYDGASCLNSAERYDPLTGTWTSIAAMSTRRRYVRVATLEGNLYAVGGYDSSSHLATVEKYEPQINTWTPIANMLSRRSSAGVAVLEGMLYVAGGNDGTSCLNSVERYNPKTNTWESVAPMNIRRSTHDLVAMDGWLYAVGGNDGSSSLNSIEKYNPRTNKWVAASCMFTRRSSVGVAVLELLNFPPPSSPTLSVSSTSL
- the KLHL17 gene encoding kelch-like protein 17 isoform X2; the protein is MEMHLEGVIPACDSTVIPSFPRDSCCCSTPGAGEKGKTPQLPPAAMEGGVQLLNRDGHSISHNSKRHYHDAFVCMNRMRQRGLLCDIVLHVGTKEIKAHKVVLASCSPYFHAMFTNEMSESRQTHVTLHDIDPQALEQLVQYAYTAEIVVGEGNVQTLLPAASLLQLNGVRDACCKFLLSQLDPSNCLGIRGFADTHSCSDLLKSAHKYVLQHFVEVSKTEEFMLLPLKQVLDLISSDSLNVPSEEEVYRAVLSWVKHDVDSRRQHVPRLMKCVRLPLLSRDFLMSNVDTELLVRHHSECKDLLIEALKYHLMPEQRGVLSNSRTRPRRCEGASTVLFSVGGGSLFAIHGDCEAYDTRTDRWHMVASMSTRRARVGVAAIGNKLYAVGGYDGTSDLATVESYDPVTNSWQPEVSMGTRRSCLGVAALHGLLYAAGGYDGASCLNSAERYDPLTGTWTSIAAMSTRRRYVRVATLEGNLYAVGGYDSSSHLATVEKYEPQINTWTPIANMLSRRSSAGVAVLEGMLYVAGGNDGTSCLNSVERYNPKTNTWESVAPMNIRRSTHDLVAMDGWLYAVGGNDGSSSLNSIEKYNPRTNKWVAASCMFTRRSSVGVAVLELLNFPPPSSPTLSVSSTSL
- the KLHL17 gene encoding kelch-like protein 17 isoform X3; the protein is MPSPASAPRHPRGRGRQHPCAERALLSLSSAKSWRDPVGKGKSRSSGARGAAAERGLAWPWCSLPSVEAHGAGEKGKTPQLPPAAMEGGVQLLNRDGHSISHNSKRHYHDAFVCMNRMRQRGLLCDIVLHVGTKEIKAHKVVLASCSPYFHAMFTNEMSESRQTHVTLHDIDPQALEQLVQYAYTAEIVVGEGNVQVLDLISSDSLNVPSEEEVYRAVLSWVKHDVDSRRQHVPRLMKCVRLPLLSRDFLMSNVDTELLVRHHSECKDLLIEALKYHLMPEQRGVLSNSRTRPRRCEGASTVLFSVGGGSLFAIHGDCEAYDTRTDRWHMVASMSTRRARVGVAAIGNKLYAVGGYDGTSDLATVESYDPVTNSWQPEVSMGTRRSCLGVAALHGLLYAAGGYDGASCLNSAERYDPLTGTWTSIAAMSTRRRYVRVATLEGNLYAVGGYDSSSHLATVEKYEPQINTWTPIANMLSRRSSAGVAVLEGMLYVAGGNDGTSCLNSVERYNPKTNTWESVAPMNIRRSTHDLVAMDGWLYAVGGNDGSSSLNSIEKYNPRTNKWVAASCMFTRRSSVGVAVLELLNFPPPSSPTLSVSSTSL